From the genome of Desulfovibrio psychrotolerans, one region includes:
- a CDS encoding DDE-type integrase/transposase/recombinase: MDAPRMEYLMGLKARLDATPAAGRGPLVDAASQTLRCSVQTVYRHLREVGWTSGRKTRADKGQMAVDEDLARKVAGLVKVATRAHGKRTMPITVACDVLANNGYGVVNHQTGEITMPSPTTVARAMRIHGCHPDQLERGNPAQELRSLHPNHVWQLDASLCVLFYLPRGQVRVMDEAKFYKNKPANLARAERDRVWRLVVTDHYSGGIFFHYVLGAEDAMSVLDTLIRAMIKRGADDPMHGVPNCLLTDKGAGNCSALVERWLKALGIVHLTHMAGNPRAKGQCEQAQNLIETQFEGRLACMQIANVEQLNAAADTWRIHWNANAIHGRHGRTRNSAWLTITQEQLRVAPSEEMLRDLVATEPRDVKVSPRMVISHSIKGHGSHDYDLRYLTGISSGQTVRVVVNPYRAPAVDVIIAKANGSEIVTTVEPIIRDAGGFRTDAQVIGAGYAALPDTHTDKLLKDIQREAYATDSLADAAKAAKDRKPAYQHLDMLADTKAAPTYIPRRGTALEVEAARREVAPLAHVEAAKLLRSRVGDKWNADAMAWLRQRYPDGVPQDAIDDIAARFTEPTVTTAAPLRLVAAGGM; this comes from the coding sequence ATGGACGCGCCGCGCATGGAATACCTGATGGGCCTGAAGGCCCGGCTGGATGCCACCCCCGCTGCGGGACGTGGTCCGCTGGTGGACGCGGCCAGCCAGACGCTGCGCTGCAGTGTGCAGACCGTGTATCGCCATCTGCGTGAGGTGGGATGGACGAGCGGTCGCAAGACACGGGCGGATAAAGGGCAGATGGCAGTAGACGAAGATCTGGCCCGCAAGGTTGCGGGATTGGTCAAAGTAGCCACCCGCGCTCACGGTAAACGGACCATGCCCATCACTGTGGCCTGCGATGTACTGGCGAACAACGGATATGGTGTCGTCAACCATCAAACTGGAGAGATAACCATGCCCAGCCCGACGACTGTGGCCCGTGCCATGCGCATCCATGGCTGTCATCCCGATCAGCTGGAGCGAGGCAATCCGGCGCAGGAACTGCGCAGTCTGCACCCTAACCATGTCTGGCAGCTGGATGCCTCGCTGTGTGTGCTGTTCTACCTGCCGCGCGGACAGGTTCGGGTGATGGATGAGGCCAAGTTCTATAAGAACAAGCCTGCAAATCTGGCACGGGCTGAACGTGACCGGGTATGGCGGCTCGTTGTCACCGACCATTACAGCGGAGGCATCTTCTTTCACTATGTCCTCGGCGCGGAAGACGCGATGTCCGTACTGGATACGCTGATCCGGGCCATGATCAAGCGCGGTGCCGATGACCCCATGCACGGCGTGCCCAACTGCCTGCTGACAGACAAGGGCGCGGGCAACTGCTCCGCGCTGGTGGAACGATGGCTCAAGGCGCTGGGCATCGTCCACCTGACACACATGGCAGGCAACCCCAGAGCCAAGGGCCAGTGCGAACAGGCACAGAATCTGATTGAAACGCAGTTCGAGGGGCGTCTGGCCTGCATGCAGATCGCCAATGTGGAACAGCTGAACGCGGCCGCAGATACATGGCGCATACACTGGAATGCCAATGCTATCCACGGCCGCCATGGCCGCACCCGCAACTCGGCATGGCTCACCATTACGCAGGAGCAGCTGCGCGTTGCCCCCTCCGAGGAAATGCTGCGCGACCTCGTGGCCACTGAACCGCGAGATGTCAAGGTTAGCCCTCGTATGGTGATTTCACATTCCATCAAGGGACATGGATCGCATGACTACGATCTGCGCTATCTCACCGGGATTTCCAGTGGCCAGACTGTTCGGGTGGTGGTCAATCCCTACCGCGCTCCGGCTGTGGATGTGATTATCGCCAAAGCGAATGGCAGCGAGATTGTGACAACGGTGGAACCCATCATCCGTGATGCTGGAGGGTTCCGCACGGATGCGCAGGTGATCGGCGCAGGCTACGCCGCACTGCCAGATACACACACCGACAAACTACTCAAGGATATTCAGCGCGAGGCATACGCCACCGACTCTCTGGCCGATGCTGCAAAGGCCGCCAAGGATCGCAAGCCCGCATACCAGCATCTGGATATGCTGGCGGATACGAAAGCCGCACCCACCTATATTCCGCGTCGTGGCACGGCGCTGGAGGTGGAGGCAGCAAGGCGTGAGGTCGCCCCGTTGGCACATGTTGAGGCCGCAAAACTGCTGCGGTCACGCGTAGGTGACAAGTGGAATGCCGATGCCATGGCATGGCTGCGCCAGCGCTACCCTGATGGTGTTCCGCAGGACGCCATTGACGATATCGCAGCCCGTTTCACCGAACCGACGGTGACCACGGCCGCTCCGCTGCGGCTCGTAGCTGCAGGAGGGATGTAA
- a CDS encoding AAA family ATPase — MQRLKKLLEAMEQPQRAVADAIGISPAALSAIVTRGEWPRRDPDATKARLQDYLIATGVRKATVIAALKEETKPENPGKNDSPEDTTMLMRKQVLTPQAKRQFGLVRSPFSDELSGPEDVWLSADYRYVREAMLSTARHGGLLAVIGESGSGKSTLRKDLAHRIGAEGLPIIMIEPYVLAMEDNDQKGKTLKAIHLAESILYTVAPHAKCLSSPEARFRQVHNVLRDSARAGYRHCMIIEEAHSLSHPTLKHLKRFMELEDGFTKLLSVILIGQTELQTKLGEADSTVREVVQRCEVVHIDPLGNDLPGYVAHKFQRAGVDVDKVLAPDALDALAARLTGPRSTSGQSVSLVYPLAVNNSLVAAINMAAHIGEAKVTADVINAI, encoded by the coding sequence ATGCAACGATTGAAGAAATTGCTTGAAGCGATGGAGCAGCCGCAACGGGCTGTTGCAGACGCTATAGGCATCAGTCCTGCGGCACTGTCCGCCATCGTGACACGGGGCGAGTGGCCCCGGCGTGATCCGGATGCAACCAAAGCGCGGCTGCAGGACTACCTGATCGCCACCGGCGTGCGCAAGGCTACCGTCATTGCTGCCCTGAAAGAAGAAACCAAGCCGGAAAACCCCGGCAAGAACGATTCCCCGGAGGATACCACCATGTTGATGCGCAAGCAGGTTCTTACTCCCCAGGCAAAGCGCCAGTTCGGTCTGGTCCGTTCCCCGTTTTCCGATGAATTGTCCGGCCCGGAAGATGTATGGCTGTCCGCCGACTACCGCTATGTGCGCGAAGCCATGCTCAGCACAGCCCGTCATGGCGGTCTGCTCGCCGTGATAGGCGAGTCCGGCAGCGGAAAGAGCACGCTGCGCAAAGACTTGGCACACCGTATCGGAGCGGAAGGGCTGCCTATTATAATGATTGAACCCTACGTGCTGGCAATGGAAGACAATGACCAGAAGGGGAAGACTCTGAAGGCTATCCATCTTGCAGAATCCATCCTCTACACAGTGGCCCCGCACGCCAAATGTCTGAGTAGCCCGGAGGCACGTTTCCGGCAGGTGCATAACGTCCTGCGGGACAGTGCCCGCGCAGGTTATCGCCATTGCATGATTATCGAAGAGGCACACAGTCTCTCTCATCCCACGCTCAAACACCTCAAGAGATTCATGGAACTGGAAGACGGTTTTACCAAGCTGCTGTCGGTCATTCTGATCGGCCAGACGGAGCTGCAAACCAAGCTCGGCGAAGCGGACAGCACCGTGCGTGAAGTGGTCCAGCGGTGCGAGGTGGTACACATTGACCCGCTCGGCAACGATCTGCCCGGATATGTGGCCCACAAGTTTCAGCGGGCAGGTGTTGACGTGGACAAGGTGCTCGCTCCTGATGCTCTGGACGCTCTGGCGGCACGACTCACCGGGCCGCGCAGTACATCCGGTCAATCCGTGTCGCTGGTCTATCCGCTGGCCGTCAACAACTCGCTGGTTGCGGCAATCAACATGGCCGCCCACATCGGCGAGGCCAAGGTGACGGCGGACGTTATCAACGCAATTTAA
- a CDS encoding DUF3164 family protein, translating into MSEGYMENAQGHLVPVDQVKEIDMARHDLVMELVGKAKSVRDDLAKFKCGAMADVGAFVELAAEKYGAKLGGNKGNVTLMSYDGRFKIQRSIAEHITFDERLQAAKALIDECLRDWTADSRTELQALINQAFRVDKEGRINTGAILSLRRLDITDTRWMQAMQAIGDSIQVTGTKAYVRVYERNASGGYDPIPLDVAAI; encoded by the coding sequence ATGTCAGAAGGGTACATGGAAAATGCACAGGGGCACCTCGTGCCGGTGGATCAGGTCAAGGAAATTGATATGGCCCGCCACGATCTGGTGATGGAGTTGGTCGGCAAGGCCAAGTCTGTCAGGGATGATCTGGCCAAGTTCAAGTGCGGGGCAATGGCTGACGTTGGTGCATTCGTGGAACTGGCAGCAGAAAAGTATGGTGCCAAGCTGGGCGGAAACAAGGGCAACGTGACGTTGATGAGCTATGACGGCCGTTTCAAGATTCAGCGTTCCATTGCCGAGCATATCACCTTTGACGAGAGACTGCAGGCCGCAAAGGCGCTGATTGATGAGTGCCTGCGCGACTGGACGGCGGACAGCCGAACCGAATTGCAGGCGCTGATCAATCAGGCTTTTCGCGTCGACAAGGAAGGCCGGATCAACACGGGGGCCATTCTCAGCCTGCGCAGGCTGGATATCACCGATACGCGGTGGATGCAGGCCATGCAGGCCATAGGTGACAGCATTCAGGTGACCGGCACCAAGGCATACGTCCGTGTGTACGAACGCAATGCATCCGGCGGATACGATCCCATCCCGCTGGATGTTGCAGCAATCTAG
- a CDS encoding gp16 family protein, producing MAKQSSSAQMIKLIHVAKRQLGLDDDTYREMLQSVTGKTSTASMTNRELLAVCDALKKKGFKVSRPRAMDNSEQAKKIRSLWLELADAGIVRNRSEAALLAYVRRITKTERMEWCTVKQLQAVIETLKAWGSRIEDGTAQARIKAILEER from the coding sequence ATGGCCAAGCAAAGCTCTTCGGCACAAATGATCAAGCTGATCCACGTGGCAAAACGCCAGTTGGGATTGGACGATGACACCTACAGGGAAATGCTCCAATCCGTAACCGGTAAGACTTCCACGGCCAGCATGACCAACCGAGAGTTGCTGGCCGTTTGTGATGCTCTGAAAAAGAAGGGATTCAAGGTTTCCCGCCCTCGCGCAATGGACAATTCGGAGCAGGCGAAAAAAATTAGATCCCTGTGGTTGGAGTTGGCGGATGCCGGGATTGTGCGAAATAGGAGCGAGGCGGCATTGCTGGCGTACGTCCGCCGGATCACTAAAACAGAACGGATGGAGTGGTGCACGGTGAAGCAGCTGCAGGCTGTTATCGAAACACTCAAGGCGTGGGGGAGTCGCATCGAAGATGGAACCGCCCAAGCCCGAATCAAAGCCATTCTGGAGGAACGATGA
- a CDS encoding Mor transcription activator family protein, which yields MSSSERGCELLKDVQITVQATVEQELRIRGMVDMSGLPENLGRVVSSRLAEEWGGQLVYIPMNIGRRNARIYDQFTGDNVHDLAKKFRLSVQRVYKIIADERARRRMPQLNLPLD from the coding sequence ATGAGCAGCTCGGAGCGCGGATGCGAATTGCTGAAGGACGTGCAGATCACCGTGCAAGCCACTGTGGAGCAGGAACTGCGCATCAGAGGGATGGTGGATATGAGTGGGCTGCCCGAGAATCTTGGCCGCGTGGTGTCTTCCCGTTTGGCAGAGGAGTGGGGCGGGCAGCTGGTGTATATCCCAATGAACATCGGCAGACGCAATGCCCGAATCTATGATCAGTTCACTGGTGACAATGTGCACGATCTGGCCAAGAAGTTTCGCCTGTCTGTTCAGCGGGTCTACAAGATCATCGCCGATGAACGTGCACGGAGGCGAATGCCACAACTCAATCTTCCGCTGGACTGA